ATACGTTGGAGAATAAGATAAAGACGATATGTGAATGGAAGGAGGTCAAGGTAGAAGAGTTGAACATTCAGCCAGATCACGTTCATTTGGTATGTAGTATACCTCCGAAACTTAGTGTATCAGACTTCATGGGTATTCTCAAGGGTAAGACAGCGATCATGATGTTTAAGAACTTCAAGAGTCTTCGCAGAAAACCCTATTGGGGCAATCATTTTTGGTCACGAGGCTATTTTGTAAGTACGGTAGGCATAGATGAAGAAAAGATAAAGCGGTATGTTAAGTATCAGGAGAAGGAAGATAAGAAAGAGGATGGGGATATAGATATCCCGCTATTCGATAACTGACTATCCCCCTTTGGGGGTAATAACCATTGAAAACCCCCTCCTTTGGTGGGGGTAATTTATTTTCGATCACAATAATGTCTTCTATGTCTCCAAAATCGTCATACTTCACAAAAACCTGATCCGCTACAAAATATTTATCTCCATCATATTTCAGCTGAACTTGGGAGAACATATCGTAATCATCCAGATTCTTTCCAAAGTCTGTTGAAACTTTGTTTTTCAATGAACCATACCACTGAGAAGTCCTGTTTTTAAGGGCATTCAGTACTGTTTCAGCTTCAAATTTTTTTCCTAAAGCAGTAACATCCTTAAAAAATTCTCGCTGGCTCCACTTCTGCCACCTAGCATCTCCTGTCTTACTAATCTCCCAGGCATAAGAAGGGTCATCTTTCAACTGCTTCCAGACATTGGTTACATCGTCCGGACTTTCTTTAAACAGTGTCTTTAATTCATCTGCCCATTTCGGGTTCAGCAAATCATCATCCAACCGCTTGAGTAGGTCATCACTGTAACCAGATATATTCTCTAAAAACTTGGTATTCGTCCTTAAATCAGCATGTTTCCCGACAGCCTTCCAAGCGTTGACCAACCCCGGTTCGGCTTCAAATTTAGCCAAAAGGCTGGCATCTGAAAGGGTTTCGTCCAGTTTAGACAAGGTCGTGCCATCAAGGTTCAGACCTTTGATTTTAGCTATCAGCTTTTGGCTACGAATGCCGTTCAGGTGCGGGTAGCCAGCAAAAAGGGCCTCAGGAGTCATGGATTCCCCTCTCACTCTCTTCGCCTCTTCAGCCTGTTCGATGACCTCATCCAGCCTATCCGCGGCCTGGGACTCTCCCTGCGCGCGCAGGGCCTTGCTGGCCTTACGGCCATTCGTCACTAAATCAGTCAGCACATCCGCACTGAAAACGGTCAGGTCTACGGTGATACTGATCCAGTAGTAATTATCCACAAACCAATCGCCTCCTTCATCTCGAATGGCCTGCTGAATGTCAGGCCGCTCCATCGCTTCGTCCAGGGCCAGCTTTCCTATCTCTATGACGGCGAGCATACGTAAAAGGGCTGGCGCCCCGCGGGTGAGCAGTATTTTAGAAGCAGCGCCAAGGCCCAACAGGTTAGACCCGGTGCTGATCACGTCCATCAGGTGCTCCCGGTTGCTTTGGGTGCCATGGTAGTAGACGAACAGGGCGGGAACCAGTAGTACTTCTTCCTGGCTACCGGTATGCAGTTTCACCAGGTCGAGGGGGTTTACATCGGCGATGCCGGGTAAGTCTTTAGCCGATTGAGCAGAGAGCCCAAAGTTGCGACGCCCGATACAATAGTGCAGACTCAGGTTGTTTTTATTGTTAAAGCGGGTGCCATCAACCAAAATATATTGCTTCCCTCTATAACCGGGTGTCACTTCATAAACCTCCGCAGGCACTTCGCCTAAGCGGATAAAGTGCTCAGTCTGACCAGGGCCAAAGCGATTGGTTAGCTCCCAAAGGATGTTGACGAAGGTGCTGAGGTCTTCGCCATCCAGGCCGGCATAAAGATCATGGACCAGGCCGGGGTGGTCATACAGGGTCTGGTAGAGGGACTGCTTGTCACTATAGGCCTTAAGAATGTTTATGACGGCTATCTCTTCATTGGTGCCGTTTACATAGAGGCCGTCGTCCATTATACAGCCTGATAAAGAGATTAATGCCTGATACAAGCTTTCATCCGGTAATTCGGAGGCGACAAAGGGGGGAATGGTTTCGTAGATGACATCAAGCTTGTCACAGTCGCCATCCGCATTGGTTATTGCTTGCTTGTAGATGTCCAGGTAATATGGATGAGCGATAGGGGGAATGTGAAACCCTATCCTGTGGAGCAGCTTTTCAAACTCCTGAAAGGTGTAAGCCCACAGGCGAATGGCGGTGCCTTCTTTATCCGCATAGGGTATGTCGAGGTAAAAGCCGGTGTGGGTATGGCGTTCGGGGTCAACAGATTGTAATACTCCCCAAAATTGGGACCATCAGTTAAGATGATAATTTTTAGTTACCTTTAACTGATAGTAATGAAAAGAAGTAGGAGAAAATTTTCACCTGCCTTTAAGGCAAAAGTGGCTATAGAAGCCCTTAAAGAGCAACAGACCTTATCTGAGTTAGCTCAGCGTTTTGAAGTTCATCCCAATCAGATCTCGTTGTGGAAACGTGAGTTTCAGGAAAATGCCGATAAAGCTTTTGGGGAGAAAAGCTCAAAAGAGGAGCCACAGATTAATGTGGACCAGCTCTTATCAGCAGATCGGACAATTACAGGTTGAGAATGACTTTCTAAAAAAAAGGCGGGGGGCCGCCCCCTTGAAGAAAACCGGCCTTTAAAACAGCGATTGGCTCTGGTTGATCCCAGTCATCACCTCAGTATTCGCAAACAGAGTGAGGTTTTAAATATCCCCCGTAGCAGCTTTTACTATAAGCCTGTGGGCGAGTCTATAGAGAATCTGGACTTAATGGAAACCATGGATCGATTGTTTACCGAAGATACTACTCTGGGTGTTATCGGTATGCAGGATGAGCTACGTGAGCGTGGTCTGTTTATTTAATGTCAAACGTATCCGTCGGCTGTTGCGCAAAATGGGTGTAGAACCCATCTATCCGAAGCGTAATTTAAGCAAGTTGGGTCAGGCAAAGTATGTCTATCCATATTTGCTGAAAAACCTGACTGTGAACAGAAGGAACCATGTTTGGGCTATTGACATCACTTATATTCCCATGGCAAAGGGGTTTATGTATCTGACAGCGATAATCGATGTGTATAGCCGCTATATAGTAGGCTGGCAATTATCCAACAGCCTGGACAAAAAAACCCAGACGACTTTGCTAGCATCCTGTATAGAAAAATATGGTAAGCCAGAAATTATTAACTCAGATCAGGGTAGCCAATACACCTGTTCACACTGGGTAGAAAGCTTGAAAGAGTGGCGTATAAGGATAAGTATGGATGGAAAGGGCAGGGCAACCGATAATGCCTTTATTGAGCGGTTCTTCAGGACACTAAAGCATAAACATGTATACTTATATCTAGCAGATGACGGACTTACCTTATACAAGGGTATCGACAGGTTTATCCAAAAGTATAACAATAAAAGAAGGCATCAGGGTATTGGCAGAATAAAACCTGCCGAGTTGTTCAAACTGGCTGCCTAATTCAACTAAGACTAACCAACTGGTGGTCTAATAAATGGGGAGTGTTACCCTTTGCCTATTTGAGCAATCCATATTCTATTAATGAAAATATTATTTAACTAAGGATGGCCAACTCTCGTCACCAATTAAATAGGATAAGATGAACTTATTAGCAATAAATAAGTAGTTTTTTATCTGATTGGTCACCTTTTCCTTTGAAGCAAAGGGAATATTCATTTTCACAGGATACTCATCCGATAAAACGGTTTGTGGATGAATGCTATTAATTAAAGATGGAAGCGTCACTTCATCTATTGAACTTAAATTTTTACTAACAAAACAAGTAATATCTCCTTCACCATATTCTGAAAAATACAAATACCCATTTGGAAATTCAATGATAATCCCATCAGGTAGGTCGTCTTCCAAATTGGATAGATCAACCATATTATTTTCCAATAATGCACTATGTATTAGTTCTTCAGTAAGAAATCTTTCTGGGTAATATTCCATTATTTTAAAGCAAGTCCACTTTCATCAATTATATAACCTTCAGATCGCAACAAGTCCACTTCTCTACCAAATATAGACTTAATTTTATTTCCGGATAAATCCAGAACAAATTCATTGGTCCCCCTTTTAGTTACATAAACAGCTAAATCATCATTCGGGTTAGATACTAATCGAATATTATCATTTCTTCTAATAGCCCCCTCAAGCCATGGCTTATTCACATCTTCCCAAAATTCATCTGTAACTTTTTTCCAATAAGCTGTCTCCTGCCCGGCATTAAGTAGAGAAATATACTTTTGCTGAATTAAACCCCATTTTGGAGAGAATAGGCTATTTATAGCTCTTGGGTTTGGACCCCTTGATGTAAGACCTGGCAAAGCCAAACCACGTTGTTTGACTATTCCCACCTGATCTAAATTTCCTGTTATAGTAGTTGTTTTGGTCGGGTCTAAATAAATTATATTCCCACCAAAAATCTTTCTTTTGCTTATTATTTCTAAGTAGTTCCCTTTATAGAATTTACATATTAGTTTACCTGATGATCTTTTTATATCTAGTAATTTAAATTGACCTTCAGCCACCTCCCTGGTCCTCCTTATCAAACTCTCAATGCCGTCAGCAGCAGACCCGGACAGCAGGCCTATCTGGATGTAAAAGCTCACTTCTTTCCATTTCTCGCATAATTCGGTGGCAGTGGACTGACAAGCGATGAGCGTTAGTACTTATTATTCATTCGAAAAATATTATTGTTTTAAACTTTTATCATATTATTTATATGATCCTCTTCATATATATGAGGAAAGCAATCAATTATTGACAAATCATTAGTAAGATCACCACCAATTTCTATTCCTGTTACCTTTTCTGTAAGGTATTTCCCACTTTCAAATAATTCATGATCGGGGAGAATCATCGAATCCTCATACTTTTCATTGAATTTTTTTATTAAAATTTCAACTTGATCAGCATTCAGTTGAAATTTTTGACCGTTGTACCAGATTATAGGACCACTATATTTCTGACCTTTACTATCTCCAATTTTCTTACCCAAAGGAAGAAAAATTGTAGTAATTGGAGAATAACAATAGTAATATACGCCCATTAGTTCATGAAAATTTTTTGCCTCTTTTCAATAATTTCACCTAATTCATTTAATATGATTACTTCAGTATTTCGATATAAATTAACTTTAGCTATATCAGATGGTTCATTGCTTTGAAGTAAGGACTTTCTACTTCCTCTAAATTTACCCAACCAGTTTCCAGCATCTATAGCTGACCTAACTTGTATGAAAATCAGATTGCCACTTGCTTGATTTTGTGCCGCATAACTTAATTCTCTATTAAAGCTATTAAAGCCCCCTCCAATAGATTTGACTTCTATTTTAAAAAGTTTTCCTTGTTTGTCAACAAAAACCACATCAGCACCAGCACCTCCTGTTCCCGCAATATTCAATATATCATATTTTTCCGGCTTCAAGTCATTAAAAATCATATTGGCATTTTTTTCGCTTAATGGAAATTTTGGATTACTATCTTCAATAAGCTTTTGAACTAATTGTCGATGTTTTACCTCCCTGGTCCTCCTTATCAAACTCTCAATGCCGTCAGCGGCAGAAGCGGACAGCAGGCCTATCTGGATGTAAAAGCTTACTTCTTTCCATTTCTCGCATATTTCGGTGGCAGTGGACTGACAATATTATGTCAATCCTTTGCCTATTTGAGCAATCCATGGTTTTTAGGTACTATTTTCAATGAACCTATGCCATTTTCTTCACCTGTCTTTCTTCTCCTCCTAATCTTTTAGCTAAATCATTTAACATGCGATATTCAGAGTCTGTATTACGTTTTCAAGTTCCAGAAGAACCACATTTGTGAAGCCTTTACTATTAAGTTTTTAAACTATTGATTTGTGCTTCTATTCTACTTTTGAAAATCTCAGGATTGCCCAAAATTTCATTCATTGGGAATTCCAAGTACTCGACTGCCTCTGGTGAATCATTAGGCAATGAAACTTGTAACCTACCATCACTACCATCTAATAATACTAAAACCTTGAAGACTCTTTCCTCGAAGTTGAACCTCATAAATGGAGGAGTTATCTCTATATTCTCTAACCTAAGAGTACCTAAGCATAGTTTAAGATTGTACAAAACCTTCTGCTGCTCTTGCAACTCAGAAGAGACGTAATTCTTCCCCAATTCGGTTACCTTAAATGCCTCTCGTTGCTTCTTTTCAGGGTCACATAAGCTAATGAAGTTGTTATCTAATAATATTCTATAATATTCTCCTGGTAAATGTCTCGCTTTCATCAATCTAAATCGGTTATTTACTATCATTTCAAACTGATAGATCGAGAGCTTTTGATCAAGAGTAACTAAATAGCTTAGTACAGATTTTAGGTGCCTTTCAGGAATATTCATTATTGCTCTACTGACGGATGATAAATTGATGTTACTCTTTCATCAATTTGATAATCTTCTAAACTTGCCGTGTGCGTATTATCCCATACCCCTGCTGGGTCTTCACCATCAAGGATATCTTTATTTTTATACCTCTGATACTCGATTAACTCGTGGGTGTAAAATCTCTTGTCATAATCTGTGGCCTCTATTTCACCTCTTTCTATTTTTTTGAGACGCTCTATCATACCTTTATTTTCTGGGGAGCCAGGAAACCTACTTAAATGTTTTTCAACATCATTTATTCCATTTTCGGAAATGGTAGCGCTTCTCCAATCAAGCTTTTGAATCGCTCCTCCTGCATCATCAGGATCAAAATGCCTTCCTGAATACTCGCCCACAACTTTAAGTTCACCAGGATTATAAACATCTTTATTATCCAATCTGCCTATGACTGTATCATCTGCTTGCTTCACAACACTACCTGGCTCAATGGTCAACCCATTGTCCATATATCTTCTGGCCTTCGTTAGAGCTGTAACATCTCTTGTGATATTGTCACCTAGATTGGATTCTTTTAACACCTTCCAAGCCTCAACCAATCCCGGATTACTTTCAAATGTAGCTAAAATATTGGCATCTGAAAGGAGATCGTCGAGCCTGCTGAGAGTAGCTTCATCGAAACCAGATGATACTATTTTGTTTCTTAAGGACTGATTTTTAATACCATCAAGGTGCCTGTAGAGGGCCAATGGATTATCAGCCACCTCCCTGGTCCTCCTTATCAAACTTTCAATGCCGTCAGCGGCAGACACGGACAACAGGCCTATCTGGATGTAAAAGCTCACTTCTTTCCATTTCTCGCATAATTCGGTGTCAGTGGACTGACAAGCGATATCGGTGAATGCTGCCAGATTATCACCTACGGCCAGCGTAAGCCTAAATAGGGCTCGCAAGGTTCTGGAACTTTGATAGGCCCGGTAGGCCGCTGAGATTTCACCTATGCCCACGGACAGCAGGGTAATATCCAGGGCCAGAGACATGACTGTTTCCTGTGCTTCCTGCTCTTGCTTGTTAATGATAAATGCTGCCAGTAAAGCAGGAACGCTTTCCAGCACGGTGCCCTTTGATAAGCCTACATCTTTATGACTATGGTTTATCCTAAGCCCTACCATTTCAAATGGCCTCAGGTTAAGGGTATCCAGCGTGAGGGTATGCGTTGGTCCAGGGCTATTGAGAGATAAGCTCGAAATAAGCTCAAAGTGCAGATGGCTTCCCAACTCTGATACCTGCCAGTGATTGGAAAATGATTCATCCTGGCTGGAGAATATAAAAGCGACTTTGCCAGGTGAGTGATATAGATCGGCAATCCTAATAATGGCTCGTAACAGCCCCATACGCGTGTCGGAATCATCTATGGCCCTAAGCATAGCGACTTGGTCCACATCTTTCTCAAAAAGTGGCACAAAGGTCTCGACATCCGATACACTTTCCAGCAACTTTACCAGCATGGTCTCCTGGGTGATGTCTGTATTAGCCTCACCTAAAAGTAAATTGATGAGTTCGACCCTGGTGGCAGCAGCAAATTCCTCGTAAACGCAGACAGGAGATGAGCTCAGTATGGTGAAGACCTCGTCTTCATCTTGTTCTGCGAGTAGCTTTTTGATCGCATCTACTTTGCCTTTTATGTAGTTACTGTAGGAAGTATTGGTTCTTTCAAATACCTGGATGAGTTTTTCAGCCTGCTCCTTATTTTCGGTATCAATCTCGATAGCCCCTCCCCCGGGGCTGGTAAACCTGACGCCATAACGGGGGGCTGTATATACGTTTCCTTTTTCGGCAACACTATGTCTTTCCTGCCTGTCTACATGGAAGTATTCTATAGAAGAGCGGTCAAAGTATTGCAGGCCATAGGCTGTATTGGGAAGTTGGATGTCTTCAATACTTATGCCTTCCAGCAGACTTTTATCGGCAACACCTGAAAACCATTTGAAAGGAGCTGCCCAGAATTTTGCCGGATCTTCGTAGTGGTAAAAGAGAAAGGCTCTTTCGCCATTATCTCTCGCACAGTAGTAACTATTGATAAGCTCAATTACATATTCTTCCCTGACTTTACTGTAGGCAGAAACCTCCTCATCCCCGGTCAGTAGCCCCCATACGGGTCGGGGGTTGTGGATGAGGTCCCACTGGTGTTTGTGCAGCTCGGTACCGAAAAAGGTGTAGTCCATCAGGTTTTTGGTGGCCCACTCCTCCAGGGCGGGAGCCTCCACGAAGGTGTGCGGGAGCCGGAAGGCGCCGTGGCCGAGCTCGTGGGCGATGGTCTTGTCGAAGTGGTCGGGGTTACCGATGCGGGAGGTGAAGATGAAGCCGAACTGGCGCTTGTAGGGCATAAAGCCGGCCCTGGCGTTGTGCGTTCCGTCTTCGTCTATGGCGCTTTTGGGGGTGTGGACCAGGAAGAGGTAGTAGGTGCCTTCTGCTGTCTTATGCGCCTGCTCATAGCGCCTGATGAGCTTTCTCATCTCAGGGGTGTAGTTGGAGAGCATGCCGGTATTCCCGTCGTCCAGGGCGCCGTCTCCATCGGTGTCGTA
This is a stretch of genomic DNA from Roseivirga sp. BDSF3-8. It encodes these proteins:
- the tnpA gene encoding IS200/IS605 family transposase, which produces MSKYRKLSHSFYYCVYHVVWTPKYRHRILRDIVADTLENKIKTICEWKEVKVEELNIQPDHVHLVCSIPPKLSVSDFMGILKGKTAIMMFKNFKSLRRKPYWGNHFWSRGYFVSTVGIDEEKIKRYVKYQEKEDKKEDGDIDIPLFDN
- a CDS encoding transposase — encoded protein: MKRSRRKFSPAFKAKVAIEALKEQQTLSELAQRFEVHPNQISLWKREFQENADKAFGEKSSKEEPQINVDQLLSADRTITG
- a CDS encoding IS3 family transposase, with amino-acid sequence MGVEPIYPKRNLSKLGQAKYVYPYLLKNLTVNRRNHVWAIDITYIPMAKGFMYLTAIIDVYSRYIVGWQLSNSLDKKTQTTLLASCIEKYGKPEIINSDQGSQYTCSHWVESLKEWRIRISMDGKGRATDNAFIERFFRTLKHKHVYLYLADDGLTLYKGIDRFIQKYNNKRRHQGIGRIKPAELFKLAA
- a CDS encoding fibronectin type III domain-containing protein produces the protein MMKGRPFLRLWVKVWVCMLCLLGIFGQAAAQSAVQASLQIFPPNSVYLSHYGQPGSLQVQLLLRDLSEASYPVQLRWTIEGPGIRLSTRQGYQGNVITLQGGMPRLLSAPELASGLSPEALDFSGYDRSRFLQSGGQLPEGFYRFTVQAYDFRRPDVPLSAPATATAWLVLADPPLLNLPACHSQVTCPPGQPLLFQWTPMHRGSGLSGIAYEFTLVEVRGGLQPEEAMRSLPPLYQTVTRQTSLTYGLELPPLQEGLTYAWRVQAQLNDQSGFVLTGSPEETFKNQGYSRVCAFVPGTPVADLPPLSDLSAEALSHVHARFSFAGYHRDNRRRQATTYRLQYRPTHQPDWPWHSVDITDTVFIARELAPGTPYEVKAGVVRNGIASQWSPVTAFTTQTPPEQACYDDEGPLPEITNREPLPNALVGDQIAVGKFTMRLQEVRGGDGVFSGRGTIYVPWMGLTLPVQFDRIAINTDYRMTDGLVHALSKPLDEWREGIEEFWEDRQQLADTTITVSGYLEAVTLKEPAEGNNEATTDSRTYVVTLASGETLEIQQPAGQSVAVTDSQGRTIVIDEEGRIGPIIEPDAQATALAEGESISQPVYFTAFEGQHYGFDTQLHDAYAEHYESLPLSEGTDTYPIAWKALATGQTDRVTLQGDTTNLKLYTETGQPVPILEKTDDEHYTLLLTGQGDKEEGYLQAIRTNAEDSTESLSGKLNTVSYAPEHFTLKVVPVNGAGYMKPRRGADILKALKATYGPAVVNWTVTYEKAFTADYDTDGDGALDDGNTGMLSNYTPEMRKLIRRYEQAHKTAEGTYYLFLVHTPKSAIDEDGTHNARAGFMPYKRQFGFIFTSRIGNPDHFDKTIAHELGHGAFRLPHTFVEAPALEEWATKNLMDYTFFGTELHKHQWDLIHNPRPVWGLLTGDEEVSAYSKVREEYVIELINSYYCARDNGERAFLFYHYEDPAKFWAAPFKWFSGVADKSLLEGISIEDIQLPNTAYGLQYFDRSSIEYFHVDRQERHSVAEKGNVYTAPRYGVRFTSPGGGAIEIDTENKEQAEKLIQVFERTNTSYSNYIKGKVDAIKKLLAEQDEDEVFTILSSSPVCVYEEFAAATRVELINLLLGEANTDITQETMLVKLLESVSDVETFVPLFEKDVDQVAMLRAIDDSDTRMGLLRAIIRIADLYHSPGKVAFIFSSQDESFSNHWQVSELGSHLHFELISSLSLNSPGPTHTLTLDTLNLRPFEMVGLRINHSHKDVGLSKGTVLESVPALLAAFIINKQEQEAQETVMSLALDITLLSVGIGEISAAYRAYQSSRTLRALFRLTLAVGDNLAAFTDIACQSTDTELCEKWKEVSFYIQIGLLSVSAADGIESLIRRTREVADNPLALYRHLDGIKNQSLRNKIVSSGFDEATLSRLDDLLSDANILATFESNPGLVEAWKVLKESNLGDNITRDVTALTKARRYMDNGLTIEPGSVVKQADDTVIGRLDNKDVYNPGELKVVGEYSGRHFDPDDAGGAIQKLDWRSATISENGINDVEKHLSRFPGSPENKGMIERLKKIERGEIEATDYDKRFYTHELIEYQRYKNKDILDGEDPAGVWDNTHTASLEDYQIDERVTSIYHPSVEQ